The genomic DNA AACTGCCGTACCTGGAAGGGCCGTCCCTCGACCGAGGTCCAGCCCAGCAGGATGTCGCTGACCACCTGCATCCGCTTCTGCCCCATGACGACCCGGCGGCCCTCGTGCGCGGCCTCGGGAGCCTCGAACCCGGCGGCGGCGAGGTGGGGCAGCAGCGCGGAGGGCCGGGCCTCCTTGACCTGGAGCACGAGCGGTTCGCCCCGGTGGTCGAGGAGCAGCACGACGTACGACCGGGTGCCCACGCTGCCGGTGCCGACGACCCGGAAGGCCACGTCGTGCACGGCGTACCGGGCCAGCAGCGGCAGCCGGTCCTCGGAGAGGGTGGCCAGGTACGCCTCCAGGGCGCCCGCGACCGCCGCCGCCTCGGCGTCCGTCACCCGGCGCAGCACCGGCGCCGCGTCCACGAAGCGCCGCCCGCCGTCCTCGGTCGCCTCGGTCGACTTCGCGGCGAAACGCCCGCTGGTGTTGGCCCGCGCCTTCTCGGACACCCGCTCCAGGGTGCCGAGCAGGTCGTGGGCGTCCGTGTGGGAGACCAGCTCCTCGTCCGCGATGGCGTTCCAGGCGTCCAGCGCGGGGAGTTTCGCGAGCAGCCTCATGGTGCGCCGGTAGGCGCCGGTCGCGTCGTGGGCGGCCTCGCGGCAGGTGTCCTCGTCGGCCCCGGCCTCCCGGCCCGCGAGCACGAGGGAGGCGGCGAGCCGCTTGAGGTCCCACTCCCAGGGGCCGTGGACCGTCTCGTCGAAGTCGTTCAGGTCGATGACCAGGCCGCCGCGGGCGTCGCCGTAGAGGCCGAAGTTGGCGGCGTGCGCGTCGCCGCAGATCTGGGCGCCGATCCCGGTCACGGGCGTGCGCGCCAGGTCGTGGGCCATCAGGCCCGCCGACCCGCGCAGAAACGCGAACGGCGTGGCCGCCATCCGCCCGGCGCGGATCGGGGCGAGCCCCGTTATCCGGCCGCGGCTGGACTCCTCGACCGCGCTCACCGCGTCCGGCCGGGCGGCGTCCAGGTCGAGCGCGGCGTGCGCGGACCGCGGAACGCGCGTGCGCAGCGCCTTGCCCTCCGCCTTCGGCGAACCGGCCACGGGCCACCGCGCGAACCCCGGGACGTACGGCATCCGACTGCCCCGCGCCGCGTCCCCGCCCGCACGAGCCGCCGGCACCACCCGGGTCGCCGCCTCCCCGGTCGCCGCCCCCGTGCCCGTCCCCGCCGTCGCCCCGGTCATCCCGGCCGCCCTCCCCGTCCTCGTCCGTACCGGTGCGTCGCTTGAACGTCGCACCGCCTCGCAGCGCCTCGCAGCGCGTCGTACCGCCTCGCAGCGCGTCGCACCACCTCGCACCCGGCCGATCCGCCCGGGCGCCGGTGCGCCGGTGCGCCACGACCGTACCCCCGGCCGCGCGGCCCGTACACGGGCCCTGCCCACCGCCCTCATAACGCCGGGCAGGGGGTGAAACAGGAGGTGCCCCCGACCCCTGCGGCGCGCCTACGGTGGCCAGCGATCACCACGGAGCGCGCCCGTCGAGCAACACAGCAGCCTGCCCCGCGCCGGCGGGCGCGCTCCCTGTCCCCGACGTCCCGGATGTCGCACGTCCCGTTCAGCTTCCCCAGGGACCACCCACCGAGGAGACCGAGGAACCGCCATGACCTCCGACACCCCCACCACCCCTGACGGGCCCGGGCCCGGCCCGGGCTCCGGCGCCGACCGCGGGATCAGCCGCAAGACGCTGCTCAGGGCGGCCGTCGCCGCCGGTGCCACCGTTCCGCTGCTCGCCACCGGCGGTATCGCGCTGGCCCGGGACGCCGCCCGCTCCTCCGGCGGCCAGAGCCTGACGCCGACCCCGTACTGCGACGACGGCGACGACCTGACGCCCGACCAGATGGAGGGTCCGTACTTCAAGCCGAACTCCCCGCTGCGCACCAACCTGGTCACCCCCGGCACCCCGGGCACCCCGCTGACCGTCGGCGGCTACGTCTTCGGCCGGAACTGCGTCCCGCTGTCCGGCGTGCTCCTCGACTTCTGGCAGGCCGACGACAACGGCGGCTACGACATGGCCGGGTACACCTTCCGCGGCCACCAGTTCACCGACGCCACCGGTGCCTTCGCCCTGCGGACGATCGTGCCCGGCCTCTATCCGGGCCGCACCCGGCACATCCACGTCAAGGTGCAGGCCCCCGGCGAGCCCGTGCTCACCACCCAGCTGTACTTCCCCGGCGAGCCCCGCAACAGCACGGACATGATCTTCGACCCGGCCCTGCTGATGAACGTCCGCGGCGCCGGCAACGGCAAGGAGGCCACCTTCGACTTCGTCCTGAACGTCGACGGCGACACCGGCCCCACGGACCCGCCCACCGACCCGCCCACCGACCCGCCGGACGGCACCTGGGCGAGCGGCCACGCCTACACCGCCGGTGACCGGGTCACGTACGGGGGCGGTTCCTTCCGCTGCCTCCAGGCGCACACCTCCATGGCGGGCTGGGAGCCGCCGAACGTGCCGGCGCTGTGGCAGCGCGAGTCCTGACGGTGCGGAGCACGGGCGAGTGCCCGCTCCCCGATCCCAAGGCCCTCCGCCGGGCGCGCGACCGGCGGGGGGCCTCGCCGTTCACGGGCGCCCGGCGGACGACAGCGTGGACCGGTACCAGGGCTCGGCACGCCGGAACCCGGTGCCGAAGGGCTCGCCCGGCGCCTCCCGGAGGTCCGACCAGAGGGTGTCGGACTCGAAGAGGTGATCGGTGGTCAGCAGGTCGACCACGCCCGGCAGGACGTCGTTCCCGGCCAGCAGGTCCCGTGCCCGCCGTACCGTGAGGTCACGCCGCGGCCAGGGGATCCCGGCGCAGGCGGCGACGGCGCGCAGGGCGCCGCCGACGCCGACCGGATCCGGGTGCGCCGCGTGGTAGACGGACGCGGACAGCGCCGAGTCGGGCGCGAACGCGGCACCCACCAGGGCCCGGGCCAGATCCGGTACGGCGATCATCGACATCCGCGCGGACCAGCCCGCCACCGTGCCCGGCAGCTCGCGCAGCACCCGGGCCATGCCGGGTCCGACCCAGGCGTCTCCCGCCCCGTACACCAGGTGGGGCCGCAGGACGACCCCGCCGGCCGCGAGCACGGCGTCCTCGGCGGCGGCGCGGGTGCGGGAGGTCCAGGACCCCGGGTTGCGGACGAGCTCCTCGGGCCGCTGGCCCCGGTAGGTGCCGCGGCCGTAGACCGAGGCGGTGCTCAGGTGCACGACACGGCGGACCCCGGCCCGGCGGGCCTCCGCGACCAGCGCGGTCGTGCCGTCGGCGTTCACGGCCTCGTTGGCCGCCTTCGTGCCGCCTATCTGCGCCGCGCAGTGGATCAGCACGTCGACGCCGTCGCAGACGCCGCGCAGGCTCTCGGGGTCGGTCAGGTCGCCCCGTACGCACCGCGCCCCGGAGCGGGGGACGGGACGACGGTGCGCCAGCAGCCTGACGCCGGCCCGCCGCCGTTCCGCCTCGCGGACGACGTGTCCTCCCACGAAGCCGGACGCGCCGGTGATCAGTACGGTGGGCACGGGGCACTCTCCCAGGGGTCGGGCCGGGTCAGCTGACGCGGGGACGCAGGACGAGGTCGGCGGTGAAGACGGTCTCGCCCTCCTGGCTGCCGCACACCCGCACCGGCAGCTCGCCCCGGGTGCCGTGCCCCTCGACGGTGGCCGTGACCCAGCACGGGGAGTCGAACTCGGCGTAGCGCGCGAAGTCGGCCCGCACGTCCGAGAGCAGGGCGCAGGGGAGCCCGGTGACGGCGTGGGCGGCCTGCCGGGCGGCCTCCAGCAGGACCATGCCGGGGATGTGGTCGGTCGGGTGGTCGAAGTAGGTCGGGTGGGCCGTGTCGACCCGCAGCTCCCAGCGGCCCGGCGTCGCCGGCGCGGGTTCGCCCAGCAGGACGTGCCAGGGGCTGCCGTGGCGCACGGCCGCGGGGTCGAGCGCCGGCGGGGGTGTGCGGTGGCAGTCCGTGGGGCGCTCTCCCCGCAGCCGTCTGTACACGTCCGGACTCATGCACCGGAAGGCGGCCGAGGCGGTCGCCCGCACCTCGTTGCCCCGCCGCACGGTGACGTCGTAGCGCATCTCGCGCAGGCTGCGGCCGCGGCGCACGACGTCCCGGCACAGGGTGTGCATCTCGACGTCGGTGGGGACCGCGTCGGCCCTGAAGAGCTCCGGGTCGGCGCTCACGCTGAGGTCGGACATGAGGAACTGATAGCCGAACGGCACGTCGAACTCGGCGTGCGCGAGCAGGGAACCGATCTGCCGCACGGACTCGACCAGCAGCATCGGATCCTGGTATCCGCGGTCGGAGGCGAACAGGGAGTGGCAGCGGGGCCACTGGGCCCCGACCACGAAACCGCTGCGGTCGCCGGCGGCGGAACCGTCGTGCTCCCAGCCGGTGAGCAGGACTTCGGAGACGGCTGCGCGGTGCACGTATTCACGCGGAACCGTGGAGGTCAGCTTCCGGGGCTGTGCCGTGACGCCGGGTGCCGTCGGGGCGAGGTTCGGCATGTGCGGGGCTCCCATCAGGTGCAGACAGGGGGCGGCACGGCCGTAAGTCGGCTGCCCACCCCCGTGGCCGACTAGCTGCGACTAAAGATACAGACAGGTCGGTCCAGTTTTTCAAGAGGCAGGAAGGTTTCGTCGGCCACACGTGCGTCAAGTGCTGTACGCGCGACTCCGCCGCACCCCCACACCGGACCGGTCGATGAAACATGCCGACGCGCACGGTTCCGAGCGCATTGACCCACTCTTGGCCAAGTGTTTTCCAGGGCCAACACGCACACGAAGGCGACACGATCCACGCCCGTGCGCGGGAAACACACAGCTCACCAGGCATGGACCCCAGTGATCGAGGGGTCACCCAGAGGCACGAGGCAACCTTTGACAATCAGACAAGTCTGTTTGGTACTGTCTTCTCCGTGAACCTCAGTCAGTGATGTCGTGGTGTGTTTTCAGGTGCCTCCAGGGGGACAGATGAACCGGCAGTACGCGGAGCTCGTCGGACCGTCGCCGCAGCACCCTCTCCGACCCGCCCCGGTCCGCCGCGCGGCCCGGAACGTCCTGGTCGTCGAGAACGACCAACGGTCCGCCGAAACGCTCCTGCGGGGGCTGACCCGGCAGGGGTACGCCGCGCGGGGCGTGGACACCGGCGCCCAGGCGCTGCGCGGCCACCGCGACGCCGACCTGATCCTGCTCGACCTCGACCTGCCCGACCTGGACGGCCTCGAGGTGTGCCGGGCCATCCGGGCGATCAGCGACACACCGATCATCACGGTGACCGCGCGGCGCTCGGAACTCGACTGTGTGCTCGGCCTCCAGGCGGGCTCGGACGACTACCTGGTCAAGCCGTACGGCTTCCGCGAGCTGCTGGCCCGCATGGAGGCGGTGATGCGCCGCTCGCACGGCCGGCCGGCCACCGCGGACACCGGCCGGGTCATCACCCACGCCGGGCTGCGCATCGACGTGGCCGCCCGGGCGGCCACCCTCCACGGGGAGCCCCTGGACCTGACCCGCAAGGAGTTCGACCTGCTCCACCTACTGGCCCTGCAGGCCGGTACGGTGCTCACCCGGCGCCAGATCATGGCCCACGTCTGGGACGACGCCTGGTCGCCGCGGGGCCGGACCGTGGACACGCACGTCGGCACCCTGCGCGGCAAACTCGGCTCCAGCGCCTGGATCGTCACCGTGCGCGGGGTGGGTTTCCGGCTCGGCCAACCGTGACCGCGGCAACAATACAGACTAGTCTGTTGGGCTAACAGCGGCAGGGTAAGGATGAGGCATGGCTCAACAGGAACGCGGCAGGCAGTCGCGACGGTCGATTCTCGAGGCCGCCGCCCACGTTTTCGACGAACGCGGTTACGACGCCGCCAGCACCAACGACATACTGGCCCGCACCGGGCTGACCCGTGGCTCCCTCTATCACCACTTCCCCTCCAAGGAAGCCATCGCCGTGGCCCTGGTCCAGGCCCACGGCGAGGCCCTGGACGTACCGGAGGGGCCGGTGCGGCTGCAGTCGGTGATCGACCTGACCCTGGAGTTCGCCCGCCGTCTCCAGCACGACCCGGTACTGCGCGCCAGCGTGCGTCTGACCACTGAGCAGACCTCCTTCCACCGCCCTCCGCAGACCGCCTACGAGCAGTCCCTGGAGGCGATCGAGAAGCTGCTGCGGGAGGCGAAGGAAGGGGACGAGCTCCTGCCGGGCGTCGATGTGGACGAGGCGGCGTCGATGATCGTCGGCTGCTTCACCGGCCTGCAGATCATGTCCCAGGCGTACACCGGCCGGGAGGACCTGGGCGACCGGGTCGGCTCCTTCTGGCGCTTCTTCCTGCCCGGACTCGCCACCCCCGGCCTGATCGGCCGGCTCCGCACCGCGGCCCCCGCGTCCTGACCCCGTTCGCGGACGACGTGCGAACGTTGTCACGGCAGGCGGCGGTGGCCGCCGTCCGCCTGGGGGAACGGCGGGCGTATCAGTCCCCACAGGCGCCGGGAGGTGTCGCCGTCCCACCACCCGGGGTCCGACCGGCCCAGTGTCTCGATGCCGGCCGCCACGACCACGGCCAGATCGGCCAGGTCCCCGGGCGGCGCGCCGTGCCGCCGGCCGGCCGCCTCGTGCGCGGCGGCCACCCGGTCGCGGAGCAGCGACATCAGGTGGTCGCGCAGCCTCGGCGGCCCCGCTGAGCCGTCCGGGGCCAGTTCCATGCCCGCCCGGACGATCTTGTCGCTGCCCAGCGCCTCGGTGAGCGCCAGGCAGAAGCGCTCCGGCGCGTCCACGGCCGCACCGGAGAACGCCACGTCGACGATCTCCTCCAGCCGGCCGCGCGCCTGTTCGTGGACGGCGGCCGCGAGGGCGGCCGTCGAGGAGAAGTGGTGGTAGAGCGCGCCGCGGCTCACGCCGGCCCGGCGGCAGATGTTGACCAGGCCCGCGTCGGCCGGGCACCCGTCCGCGATCAGCTCCGCCGTGGCCCTGATCAGAGCCTCACGAGTCCGCTCGGACCGTGTCTGCATCGGACCCCACCTGCCTTCTTCGTCCTTGTCGGCCTCTCAGCCAAAGGAAGCATACAAGGAGGTCTGTTTTACCGGACCCACACCCGCATGCGACACCCTCATATGATCTTCCTTCATTCACAGATCCCCCACATACATACGTCAAATGGCCTGAACCTTCCCTTCCGAAACGATCGAACGGCACCGAACCGAGTAGACTTGCCTGTATGTTTTCCTGGATCGAACGCTCGCCGAGGCGCCCCGATCTGGGCACTTGGCACGGCATTGACATGGGGCTGACCCAACCTCGAACGCTTGATGGAACCCTGCATCGCTGTCGGTAGAAGTAGCCCCGGGAGCCCGGTGAGACTGAATGTCGTCTTGCGAAACTGCCACGGATCGGGGGATTTCGATGGATGAGCGTGAGAGAGCCACCGAGGAGCACACGAGCAGGGACTGCGCACGGCGGTGCGGCCGGATCTGCACCCGCTGCCTGGACCGGACCGGCCGTGAACTGCGGACGCTGCTCGCCCTGTACAAGGAGAGCGACGAAACCCTGGCCGCCACCCCCGCGACGGCGCTGCGGCAGCGGGTGAGCGGCAGTCGCGGCAGCGTCGGCATCGTGCTGGACGAGCGGGTCGTGTCCCTGCGGAGCCGGGTGACCGAGACCCTGAGCCTGTGGGCCCGGCTCGTCCTGGACGAGCGCGGCGACACCGCCCTCGGCACCACGGAGCGGGGGCTCGGCCGGCTGGTGCGGTTCCTGGGGCAGCAACTGCCGTGGTTCGCCGACCACCCCGCCGGTGTCGAGTTCACCGAGGAGATCACCGAACTGCTCACGGATCTGGACGAGTTGTTCGGTCCTGGGCCGGTGAACAGGTTCCCGCTCGGGCCGTGTCCGCGGCCGGAGTGCGGGGGCGCCCTCTTCGGCGTCCGGCCGGCGGACCGCGACCGCGTTCCCAGCCATGTCTCCTGCGACGCCGGCCACCCGGTGCCGCCCCGCCAGTGGCTGCTGCTGGCCGGCCGTACGGAGAAGGAGCGGGCGGCGTGAGCGGCTTCGCGGAGCGCACCGGCGGGACGGCCCGACGCCGTACGGTGCCCACGGAACTGGCCGCCCTGGCGATGGGCGTCTCCCAGGCCACCATCCGCAAATGGGCCAGCCGCGGAAAGATCACCCGGCACGGCGGCCCGCAGCGCGCGGAGTACGACCTGGAGGAACTGCTGGCCCTGACCCGCCACGACCCCCGCGAATGACCCGGGCCCGGAAAGGGCCCTCCTCTTGACCGACCGTTCCCTCAAGGACCGATCCGTGCGGGGATCGGGTCCACAGCTGCCCCCGCGGCCCACACCGGCCGCGGGGGCAGCTCGGTTTCGTCAACTCCCTTATGTATAGCGGCAGTTGACGACGCGGACGACAACTGTCACACTTTCTGCGGCGCCCCCATGCCCGGACGCCGCCACTTCTTCGGCGGCGGTCTCCACGGGCGGGGCCTCCCGCGGCAGGCTCTTCGCAGCCCCGCGTTCCGCACGTTCCAGGAGATCCGCGGCGAGTCGGCAGCACCGACCCGCCGCGGATCTCCTTTTTTCTGCCGCCCCCATTCGAGGAAGTGTGGTCGATGCCTGTTTCTACCTGGACCCCCGTCGGACGATGGACGGGTACGGTCACGCACGACGACGAGGTGGACGAGTACACGGTCGCCTTCGCCGCGGACGGTTCGCTCTCGGTCACGACGCGGAAGAGCACCGGCTACGGCGCGTGGACCGCCGTCGGCGACGAGACCCTGGAGTTCTCCCTGCGCGAGGACTTCAACGTCGACGTCACCCAGATCAGCCCGAACGGCCACCACGCCGCGTACATACAGATCGACATCACGGCGCGCCTCACCGGGGACACGCTCTCCGGCGAGGGCAAGGCCGTCGTGCACGGTCCCGACGACGCCGTGATCTACGCGACGGGCGCCCGGACCGAAGCGCGCAGGGTGTCATGACCACCCCGGTGCAGGCCGCGGTCCCCGCCGACCTGGCCGCCGAGGTGGCCCGGCTGTCCGACGTCACGGCGCTCAAGGACCTCGCCGACCGTTATCTGGCCAGCCTCGACGCGGGCACCTTCGACGCGGCGTGGGCCGGCGCGCTGTTCACGGACGACGTGGAGATGACGTTCCCGGTCGGCAGCCACCGGGGCAGCGCGGGTGTCGACGGCTTCACCGCGCAGATCATGGCGCGCTGGGGCCGTACGCACCACCACGGCTCCGAGAGCACGGTCGAGGTCGACGGCGACCGCGCCGAAGTGGGCTGGAGCCTGATCGCCTCCCATGTGCACCACGGCTCGCCGCTGCCGCCGGACGCCTCCGAGTACTTCCAGCTCGGCGGCCGTTTCGCCGGTACGGCCCGGCGCACGCCGGACGGCTGGCGCTTCGACCGGCTGCGGCTGCGCATCGTGTGGACCACCGGAGCCGTACCCGCCGGTGTCACCCGGGTCGACGCGCGGACGCTCGACACCCGCGGCGGCCGCGGCACCCCCGCCCAGTAGCCCGATCCCAGCGAAGGAGAACCCGCCATGCCCACCACGCTCACGCCGGACCAGCAGAAGGAACTCATCGAGAAGGTCTTCCACGAGGGCCTCGACCTCGGCGACCTCTCGGCCGCCGACCGCTACCTCACCGCGGACTTCCGCAACCACGGCAGCCACGACGACTCCATGCGCGGACCGGAGGCGTTCAAGCACACCATCCGGATCCAGCAGTCCGCCTTCAGCGACATCAAGTACGAGATCCTCGACTTCATCGCCATGGGCGACAAGGCCGCCATCCGCTGGGTGATGCACGGCCGGCACACGGGCCCCTTCATCGGGATCCAGCCGACCGGGCTCCAGGTCCAGCACCAGGCGATCATCTGGTTCCGCTTCGAGGGCGACCGGATCGCCGAACGCTGGGGCATCGTCGACAACTTCGCCCTGCAGCGCTTCCTGCAGTCGGGCGGCAAGCCGGCCGGCCCCCTCACCCCGGCCGGCCGCCCCGGCGCCTGACCCGCCCCAGCTCCGGCGTCGGCCGCGCGCGCCGCACGGGCGCTGCCGCGGCCGGCGCCGGACCGCCGCAGAAGACACACCACGAAGCAGCACCACGAAGCAGCACGACGAAGCAGCTGGACGAAAAAGCACCAGGAAGCAGCGCAAGGAAGCAGCTAGCGCAAGGAAGCCCAAGGAGGACGTCATGCCCATCGACAGAAAAGTCGCCCGGTTCAACCGGCGGTTCGCCAACCGGTTCGTCGGCCCCCTGTTCAGCCGCCTGCCGGGCTTCGGGAAGGTCCATCACCGGGGCCGCAAGTCCGGACGGGAGTTCGCCACGCCGGTCAAACTGTTCCGGCGCGGCACGGACATCGTCATCACGCTGCCGTACGGGCCCGGCTCCGACTGGGTCAAGAACGTGCTGGCGGCGGGCGGTTGCGAGATCACCACCCGAGGGCGCCGCATCCGGGTCACCGACCCCGTGGTCTTCACCGACGACGGCAGCACGCGCATGCCGGCCGTGACCCGCCGCATCCTGTCCCGGGTCGAGGCCACCGAGTTCCTCGCCCTGACGCCGGTGCCCGCGCCGCTGCCGGCGGGCCGGTGACGCCCGCGCCGGTCCGGGTCGCGCTCCTCGTCGGCTCGGCCCGCGAAGGGCGGCTCGCCCCGGACGTCGCGGGCTGGTTCGCCGGTGTCGCCCGGCGGCGCGGGGACCTCGTCCTGGACGTCGTGGACGTGGCCCACCATCCGCTGCCGTCCGACCTGGCCGCGGACGACCCCGTGGCCGCGGCGCTGCGTCCCCGGCTCGCGGGCGCCGAGGCCTACGCGGTGGTCGTGCCGGAGTACAACCGCAGCATTCCCGGGCCGCTGAAGACGCTGGTCGACAGCTTCCAGACCGAGTGGCGGGCCAAGCCGGTCGGCTTCGTCGGCTACGGGCTCGGCGCGGCGGGCGGAGTGCGCGCGATCGAGCATCTGCGGCAGATCTTCGCCGAGTTCCACTGCGTGGGGATGAAGGACGTCGTCACCTTCCCCCGCGTGCTCGACCACTTCGACGCCGAGGGACGGTTTCCCGCCGAGCCCGAGCGGTGCGAGGCGGCCGCCAAGCTCATGCTCGACCAGCTGATGTGGTGGGCCGACGCCCTGCGCGCGGCCAAGGCGGCCCGCCCCTACGGCTCCTGACCCCTCCGGCGACGCCGCGACGCCACCCGGTGCCCGCACCGCACCGCCCCGCCCCTCCCTGTCTCAGGAGACGTGATGGCCGCTGTTCCCGTCCCTCTCTCCGACCTCCTCATCGCCGTTCCGACGGTGATCCTCGTCAGCCGGGCGGCCGCCCAGTTCCTGCGCCGGGCCGGTCAGCCACCGGTGGTCGGAGAGATCCTCGCCGGCATCCTGCTCGGCCCCTCCCTGCTGGGCGCGCTGTGGCCCGAGGGCCAGGCCTGGCTGTTCGGCCCGTCCGTGATCCCGTACATCGACATGCTCGGCAATGTCGGGCTGCTCGTCTTCATGTTCCTCGTCGGGCTGGAACTCGACCTCGGCGCACTGCGCGGGGACCGCAGAACCGCCCTCGCCGTCTCCCAGGCGGGCACCGCCGTGCCGCTCGTGCTGGGTGCCCTGCTGGCGCTCGGCATGTACGGCCCGCTCGCCCCGGACGGCACCGACCGGCTCTCGTTCGTCCTGTTCATCGGGGTCGCGCTCAGCATCACCGCGTTCCCGGTCCTGGCCCGCATCCTCACCGATCGCGGGCTGTACCGCAGCCGGGTGGGCGCGCTCGCCATGGCCAGCGCGGCCGTCGGCGACGTGAGCGCATGGTGCCTGCTGGCCGCCGTCGTGGCGATCGCGAACAGCGGTTCGCCCTTCGACGCCGTCACGACCGCGCTGTACGCGACGGCCTTCGCGTGCGTCCTGTTCTACGTCGTCCGGCCGCTGCTGACCCGGTGGACCGCGCGGGCCGAACGGGGTCACTCCGACGCCGTGGTGCTGGTCGTGCTGTTCAGCGGCCTGTGCCTGTCCGGATACGTCACCGATCTGATCGGTGTGCACGCGCTGTTCGGCGCCTTCCTGTTCGGTGTGGTCACCCCGCGCGGCAGCCGGCGGACCGCGACGGCGGCGATACGACTGCGTGCCTTCGCGGTGCCGGTACTGCTGCCGCTCTTCTTCGTGAGCACCGGGCTGCGGACCGACGTGTCGCTGCTGGGCGGCGGTTCGGCGCTGTGGCTGTGGGCCGGTGCCGTACTCGCCGTGGCGGGGCTGGGGAAGTGGGGCGGGGCCGCGCTCGCGGCCCGGCTGACCGGCAACGGGTGGCGCGATGCGATGTCCCTCGGCGCGCTGATGAACTGCCGGGGGCTGACCGAGCTGGTCGTGCTGGACATCGGTCTCGGCCTCGGGATCGTCGGCCCCGACCTGTTCACCGTCCTGGTGCTCATGGCCCTGGTGACCACGGCGATGACCACGCCGGCGCTGAGCCTGATCCGCCGGAGGGCGGACGCCGCGGACGTCCCGGACGGCCCGGACGGTCCGGACGGTCCGGACGGTCCGGACGGTCCGGACGGTCCGGACGGTCCCGGTGCACCTGAAGCCGCCGATGCGGAGAACCCCGTGCTGCAACCTGCCGAACGGCGCTGACCTGCTCTTTCGCCATCACCGTCAAGCCCTTGCGACACTGATGGTTGGTGAATTGCTAGTTGGCATCTTGATAGATAAGCAAGTTGACGATACCTTCGCAGTACCGCACGGAGCAGTGAGGCGATGAGGGAGAGAGCCATGAACCAGGACTTCAAGAACCTCGACATGACGATGATGTTCGCGATCCACGACGCCCTGCGGCGTGAGCTGGAGCGCATCGCCCGGATCACCGCCCGGGTCGACGAGGACCCCCGGCACGTACTGAGCACCGCCGTCGGCTGGGAGCTGTTCAAGAAGTTCCTGACCGCCCACCACGTCTCCGAGGACGTCACCGTGTGGCCCCCGATGGAGCGCGCCCTGGCCGGCCGCCCGGACGAACTGGCCCTGCTGGAGGCCATGGAGGCCGAGCACGCGGTGATCGAACCCCTGCTGGCCGACATCGACACGGCCCTCGCCGACCGGGAGTCCGGGCTGCAGCGCCTGGGGGGCCTGACCGACACCCTCGTCACGCAGCTCGGCGGCCACCTCGACCACGAGGAGCGGGACGCCCT from Streptomyces sp. CB09001 includes the following:
- a CDS encoding DUF2252 domain-containing protein, with the protein product MTGATAGTGTGAATGEAATRVVPAARAGGDAARGSRMPYVPGFARWPVAGSPKAEGKALRTRVPRSAHAALDLDAARPDAVSAVEESSRGRITGLAPIRAGRMAATPFAFLRGSAGLMAHDLARTPVTGIGAQICGDAHAANFGLYGDARGGLVIDLNDFDETVHGPWEWDLKRLAASLVLAGREAGADEDTCREAAHDATGAYRRTMRLLAKLPALDAWNAIADEELVSHTDAHDLLGTLERVSEKARANTSGRFAAKSTEATEDGGRRFVDAAPVLRRVTDAEAAAVAGALEAYLATLSEDRLPLLARYAVHDVAFRVVGTGSVGTRSYVVLLLDHRGEPLVLQVKEARPSALLPHLAAAGFEAPEAAHEGRRVVMGQKRMQVVSDILLGWTSVEGRPFQVRQFRNRKGSVDPAALAADQLDDYGRMTGALLARAHAHSADPRTVAGYCGKNDELDEAVAAFAVAYADRTEADHAELVGAVRTGRIAAELGV
- a CDS encoding carbohydrate-binding protein is translated as MTSDTPTTPDGPGPGPGSGADRGISRKTLLRAAVAAGATVPLLATGGIALARDAARSSGGQSLTPTPYCDDGDDLTPDQMEGPYFKPNSPLRTNLVTPGTPGTPLTVGGYVFGRNCVPLSGVLLDFWQADDNGGYDMAGYTFRGHQFTDATGAFALRTIVPGLYPGRTRHIHVKVQAPGEPVLTTQLYFPGEPRNSTDMIFDPALLMNVRGAGNGKEATFDFVLNVDGDTGPTDPPTDPPTDPPDGTWASGHAYTAGDRVTYGGGSFRCLQAHTSMAGWEPPNVPALWQRES
- a CDS encoding NAD(P)-dependent oxidoreductase; this translates as MPTVLITGASGFVGGHVVREAERRRAGVRLLAHRRPVPRSGARCVRGDLTDPESLRGVCDGVDVLIHCAAQIGGTKAANEAVNADGTTALVAEARRAGVRRVVHLSTASVYGRGTYRGQRPEELVRNPGSWTSRTRAAAEDAVLAAGGVVLRPHLVYGAGDAWVGPGMARVLRELPGTVAGWSARMSMIAVPDLARALVGAAFAPDSALSASVYHAAHPDPVGVGGALRAVAACAGIPWPRRDLTVRRARDLLAGNDVLPGVVDLLTTDHLFESDTLWSDLREAPGEPFGTGFRRAEPWYRSTLSSAGRP
- a CDS encoding ScbA/BarX family gamma-butyrolactone biosynthesis protein; amino-acid sequence: MPNLAPTAPGVTAQPRKLTSTVPREYVHRAAVSEVLLTGWEHDGSAAGDRSGFVVGAQWPRCHSLFASDRGYQDPMLLVESVRQIGSLLAHAEFDVPFGYQFLMSDLSVSADPELFRADAVPTDVEMHTLCRDVVRRGRSLREMRYDVTVRRGNEVRATASAAFRCMSPDVYRRLRGERPTDCHRTPPPALDPAAVRHGSPWHVLLGEPAPATPGRWELRVDTAHPTYFDHPTDHIPGMVLLEAARQAAHAVTGLPCALLSDVRADFARYAEFDSPCWVTATVEGHGTRGELPVRVCGSQEGETVFTADLVLRPRVS
- a CDS encoding response regulator transcription factor — its product is MNRQYAELVGPSPQHPLRPAPVRRAARNVLVVENDQRSAETLLRGLTRQGYAARGVDTGAQALRGHRDADLILLDLDLPDLDGLEVCRAIRAISDTPIITVTARRSELDCVLGLQAGSDDYLVKPYGFRELLARMEAVMRRSHGRPATADTGRVITHAGLRIDVAARAATLHGEPLDLTRKEFDLLHLLALQAGTVLTRRQIMAHVWDDAWSPRGRTVDTHVGTLRGKLGSSAWIVTVRGVGFRLGQP
- a CDS encoding ScbR family autoregulator-binding transcription factor; amino-acid sequence: MAQQERGRQSRRSILEAAAHVFDERGYDAASTNDILARTGLTRGSLYHHFPSKEAIAVALVQAHGEALDVPEGPVRLQSVIDLTLEFARRLQHDPVLRASVRLTTEQTSFHRPPQTAYEQSLEAIEKLLREAKEGDELLPGVDVDEAASMIVGCFTGLQIMSQAYTGREDLGDRVGSFWRFFLPGLATPGLIGRLRTAAPAS
- a CDS encoding TetR/AcrR family transcriptional regulator; translation: MQTRSERTREALIRATAELIADGCPADAGLVNICRRAGVSRGALYHHFSSTAALAAAVHEQARGRLEEIVDVAFSGAAVDAPERFCLALTEALGSDKIVRAGMELAPDGSAGPPRLRDHLMSLLRDRVAAAHEAAGRRHGAPPGDLADLAVVVAAGIETLGRSDPGWWDGDTSRRLWGLIRPPFPQADGGHRRLP
- a CDS encoding OvmZ protein; this encodes MDERERATEEHTSRDCARRCGRICTRCLDRTGRELRTLLALYKESDETLAATPATALRQRVSGSRGSVGIVLDERVVSLRSRVTETLSLWARLVLDERGDTALGTTERGLGRLVRFLGQQLPWFADHPAGVEFTEEITELLTDLDELFGPGPVNRFPLGPCPRPECGGALFGVRPADRDRVPSHVSCDAGHPVPPRQWLLLAGRTEKERAA
- a CDS encoding dehydrogenase; amino-acid sequence: MPVSTWTPVGRWTGTVTHDDEVDEYTVAFAADGSLSVTTRKSTGYGAWTAVGDETLEFSLREDFNVDVTQISPNGHHAAYIQIDITARLTGDTLSGEGKAVVHGPDDAVIYATGARTEARRVS